A section of the Oncorhynchus keta strain PuntledgeMale-10-30-2019 chromosome 15, Oket_V2, whole genome shotgun sequence genome encodes:
- the LOC118381235 gene encoding zinc finger and BTB domain-containing protein 14-like, with the protein MGEFLKYIDYDHKTSFLKMLNQQRMEGDHCDVVVVVENVEFRAHRCVLAACSIYFKKLFKKQNDVDNSIVELDFIRSDIFEEVLNYMYTARLAVRKKDINLMMSSGQVLGITFLDNLCSQKREPNMKPSRENQAPGDGMRAQDAILKELAMEEVRKNSFYDGGMEAMGSGGPHGVPPHFGGNMSKDPHSAHGWTSSSSSSSDMKLDYLLYGHRSDGIHPGMKPGGEGPKKDKSHLAHRPFACEVCPKTFTTQAHLKEHLKIHTGFKPHRCLVCGKAFIRGPDLKRHERVHSNERPFGCQMCEKAFKHKSHLRDHERQHRGERPFNCGSCEKAFIKASDLKRHWNTMHSQRRTLSPAAAAPGSIQGDTDTQSQRDWKLEAGPHS; encoded by the coding sequence ATGGGTGAATTCCTGAAATACATCGACTACGATCACAAGACCAGTTTCCTGAAGATGTTGAACCAGCAGAGGATGGAAGGGGACCACTGTGACGTTGTGGTTGTGGTGGAAAACGTTGAGTTCAGAGCTCACCGCTGTGTCCTGGCCGCCTGCAGCATCTACTTCAAGAAGCTGTTTAAAAAACAGAACGATGTGGACAACTCCATCGTGGAGCTCGACTTCATCCGTTCAGACATCTTCGAGGAGGTCCTCAATTACATGTACACCGCCAGGCTCGCCGTCCGCAAAAAGGACATCAACCTCATGATGTCATCCGGACAGGTCCTGGGGATCACGTTCCTCGACAACCTGTGTTCACAGAAACGTGAGCCCAACATGAAGCCGAGTCGTGAGAACCAGGCGCCAGGGGACGGTATGAGAGCCCAGGATGCCATTTTGAAAGAGTTGGCcatggaggaggtgaggaagaACAGCTTCTacgatggagggatggaggccaTGGGCTCCGGGGGGCCTCACGGGGTCCCTCCTCACTTCGGCGGGAACATGTCTAAAGACCCCCACAGCGCCCACGGCtggacctcctcttcctcctcctccagcgATATGAAGCTTGACTACCTGCTGTACGGCCACCGCTCTGACGGCATCCACCCGGGAATGAAACCAGGCGGAGAAGGCCCCAAGAAAGACAAGTCCCACCTGGCCCACCGTCCGTTCGCTTGCGAGGTGTGCCCCAAAACCTTTACCACCCAGGCCCACCTCAAAGAGCACCTGAAGATCCACACGGGCTTTAAACCGCACCGCTGCCTGGTCTGTGGCAAGGCGTTCATACGAGGGCCCGACTTAAAGCGGCACGAGAGGGTCCACAGCAACGAGAGACCCTTCGGATGCCAGATGTGTGAAAAGGCCTTCAAGCACAAGTCCCACCTGCGAGACCACGAGCGGCAGCACCGAGGGGAGAGGCCCTTCAACTGCGGCTCCTGTGAAAAGGCGTTCATCAAAGCGTCCGACCTGAAGCGCCACTGGAACACGATGCACAGCCAGCGCAGAACGCTGTCCCCCGCCGCCGCCGCCCCGGGCAGCATCCAGGGAGACACCGACACGCAGAGCCAGAGGGACTGGAAGCTAGAGGCTGGACCACACTCGTAA